The stretch of DNA TCTTCCGCAATTTGAAAAACGGTCTTTGTGATGTCGTCACTAAACACGCGCGGTGTCACGCCGTAGTCTGTCTTTAGCGTCTCTAGCGCGAGACCATTGCGGTAACTATATTCTCCAAGACTCCAGTGATTAGCATAGGCACAAGCATATTTAATCATGGCTTGATCAGAAGCGGGCAGTGCGTTCCAGACATCCAGATTTGTTCCAATCGCCAATGACGCACCCGGTTCATGAAACCCTGGACCATAATAAAACGGGGCTTCGCGGTAAAATCCGAGGGCTATATCATTCCACGGCCCAACCCACTCTGTGGCGTCAATGGCACCAGATTGTAGGGATTGATAAATCTCCCCGCCCGCCAGTTGCACAGGAGAGCCGCCCAAACGGCGAATGACTTCGCCGCCAATTCCAGGGATACGCATTTTAAGGCCTTGGAAATCCTCTAGCGTATTCATTTCGCGCTTATACCAGCCGCCCATTTGGTGACCTGTATTGCCCGCTTGGAACGGTTTGATGTTGAAGTTTTCAGATAGTTTATCCCATAACTGTTGACCGCCGCCGTGATCAATCCAGCCCATGATTTCAGTTGCCGTCATACCGTTGGGCACGGTTGTAAAAAATGAGAACCCCTTGGATTTGCCTTGCCAGTAATATTCGGCCGAGTGATACATATCGGCGGCACCGGTAGAGGTGGCGTCAAAGCATTCTAATGCACCAACAAGCTCGCCCGCCGCGAAGACTTTCACATCGAGCCGTCCGTCACTGAGATCGCGCAGAGCTTTGGCGAAATAATTGGCCATCTGCCCGAGACCCGGAAAATCTTTTGGCCAACTTGTCGCCATGCGAAACTCACGGCGGTTTTGGGAGAGGTTAGGCGCGGATAGATATGATCGTTTGGCGTTCGAC from Fretibacter rubidus encodes:
- a CDS encoding TRAP transporter substrate-binding protein, translated to MVKRRDIITAAAAVATGAGVLGVVGSKGKPNSQSNAKRSYLSAPNLSQNRREFRMATSWPKDFPGLGQMANYFAKALRDLSDGRLDVKVFAAGELVGALECFDATSTGAADMYHSAEYYWQGKSKGFSFFTTVPNGMTATEIMGWIDHGGGQQLWDKLSENFNIKPFQAGNTGHQMGGWYKREMNTLEDFQGLKMRIPGIGGEVIRRLGGSPVQLAGGEIYQSLQSGAIDATEWVGPWNDIALGFYREAPFYYGPGFHEPGASLAIGTNLDVWNALPASDQAMIKYACAYANHWSLGEYSYRNGLALETLKTDYGVTPRVFSDDITKTVFQIAEDVVADMGSEDASTRAIYESYRTARNAMRGWTEISDGAFIKARQIAMDG